A window of Castanea sativa cultivar Marrone di Chiusa Pesio chromosome 8, ASM4071231v1 genomic DNA:
tcccttCAGGAGAATACATcgaagagattctcggcagccaactaatggccaggcagtgcatatctgCTGCGGTGTTGCATCAGACCGGAGCGCAGTCCTCAACCTCGGCTGATAACGATCTATAGCAATTAATGACTCTGGGTGCGCCCAATGCAGTGTCGGCAGAGGAGGCCGTATGCGAAGACCTTGAGAAGTTTTTGGTTTCGAATGATCCCGaaaagttcttccaggttgggatatgtttaccacaccaggagaagatggagttagTGGATTTTTTAAAGagcaacattgatgtttttacCTGGGACCCCTACGAGGCTCCGggtgttgacccaagcttcatttgtcatcatttgaacgttaATCCTGCTATCCCTCCTAGGAGGCAGCCCTCTCGGCGTTCCTCGAAGGAGCATTTCGAGGTCGTTaaagaggaggtgctcaagctcaagaaggctggggctatcaaggaagttttttatccagagtggttggcgcatacggtcatggttaaaaagaagagtggaaaatggagagtatgtgtagactttacagaCTTAaataaagcctgcccaaaggactcttTCCCGATGCCCCGCATCGACCAACTAGTGGACGCCACGGTCggccatcctcggatgagtttcttagacGCCTTCCAGGGCTACCACCAAATTCTGCTAGCGGCaaaggatcaggagaaaactgcctttattactccaacaggcaattatcattataaggtgatgccattcgggttgaagaacgctggggctacttaccaaaggatgatgaccaggatgtttgaattccagcttggaaagaccattgaaatatatgtggatgacatggtagtgaagagcaaGGTGATATCTGCGCAcctgaaagatttggacgacactttccaagtacttagaaagtacaggttacgccttaatgcctcgaagtgttcttttggtgtgagttctgggaagttcttcggttatatggtcactcataggggaatagaggtaaatcctgcacaggtcagagctattcaaaccttacagccacctcggaatccaaaggaagttcagaagttaaccggaatgattgccgctcTCAGCCGGTTCATTTCCCGGTCAGCTGATCgatgtaggcctttcttccaactgttgaataagtggaaggggttccaatggtccgaagagtgcgttgtagccttccaacaacttaaggaatatctttcccggccacccattatgtctcggcctgaggTTGATGAGATCCTGTTTGcatatctggcagtggccgtccatgcggtcagcttggtcctcataaggaatgacaatggggtgcaaagaccggtctactacgtcagcaAGACgctgaatgaggccgaggtgcgttatctgcttttggagaaagcacttctagccgtagttcatgccacgcggaggcttcctcattatttcaaatcccacaccgttgtggtcttaacccaactgcctctcaagtccgcattgcgtagtgccgactactctggaagggtggccaaatggggaactattttgggagcctttgacatcaaatacagGCCGCGTACCtcagtgaagggccaggtccttgcagatttggtggcagagtttgctgaaccattgttggaagaaactttgaaggaatcacacatggatgagaaatcagttggtgtgattacgAAGAAAAGACCTGTGACTTGGAACGTATCCATTGACAGGGCAGCTAACCAGAGAAGGTCTAGTATCGAACTCGTCCCGGTATCCCCCGAAGggattattttcaaaaaatccttaaggttggcgttctcagctaccaataatgaggccgagtacgaagcagtcttggtcggcATAAACATGGTATataggatgggcggaaaggaagttcacatgctctcggattcccaattagtggtcggccaggtgacGGGAACCATGAAGGCTAGGGACCCCAGGATGCAAGAATATTTGACCGAGGTTAAAcgtttacaatccaaatttaattcctttattttgtctcaCGTTTCTAAAAGTGggaatacacatgcagactctttggctaccctagcgacgtcctcggctcagggtttgcctaggatgatccttgtcgaagatttgctaACGCCAGCTCTTACCACCGTGGGGGCAGCCCAgatccatttgataaggcctggactTAGTTGGATCGATTttatgatatcttttctgaaaaacgacatTCGCCCCgatgacaagtctgaagcagacaagatccgtcgaaaggcaccgcgtttctggttgttcgaggatcagaaattgtataaacagtccttctccggaccatatttgttatgcttCGACCCTGAAGCAACGgaggcgcttttggaagaactgcatgagggaatttgtggaagccatactgggggaaggtccctagctcatagggcactgacacaaggatattggtggcccaatatgcagagggaagctcaggactatgccagaaagtgtgaccaatgccaaaggttcgctcctaacatccatcaacctaGAGGAGTACTTAACCCtctgtccagtccttggcccttcgctcAATAGGGATtagacatagtaggaccatttccgagggctgtgggaaacaaaaggtggttgctTGTGGGGACcaattacttcaccaaatgggtagaggaactaccacacgttctatggacgtatcgaactacgccgcgtagatccacaggagaaacgccattttctatgacttatggggccgagacagtgatacctttagagttTGGTTTCCCCATGTTGAGGACGAGTACTTTTAACCCAGAAAATAACAACGGCCTCCTGGAAAGGAGCCTAGATTttgttgaggaacggcgagagacagctatggtccaaatggcttattatcagcaaaagcttaaatgagggtatgatgcccatgtgaagcttaGACCACTCGCGCCTAGGGATCTGGTTCTGAGAAAGGTTGTAGGTACTGCTAGAAATCCAGCTTGGGGTAAAttaggaccgaactgggaaggaccatatcggattatttctgtagcaAGTATAGGATcgtatcgactagctgatctagatgaaagagTTGTACCACttccgtggaatgtaaacaaccttcgaaggtattattattaataaaagggcGTTTTTGTCATCTGTGATTCAAATTACAAATGTATGTGgacttatcaattacaactcttgaaatatcaaacagaaacttgataatgtatggtcctcggactacatacctagtggaaattgatatcttattatttgttaaacagaaccttagctatgccgggtcctcgggccttctactttggggaaattaacatcttaagttactgttatgaaatatcaaacagaaacttggtaatgtatggtcctcggactacatacctagtgaaaattgatatcttattatttgttaaacagaaccttagttatgccgggtcctcaggccttctactttggggaaattaacatcttaagttattgttatgaaatatcaaacagaaacttggtcatgtatggtcctcggactacatacctagtggaaattgatatcttattatttgttaaacagaaccttaattatgccgggtcctcaggctttctactttggggaaattaacatcttaagttactgttatgaaatatcaaacagaaacttggtaatgtatggtcctcagactacatacctagtggaaattgatatcttattatttgttaaacagaaccttagttatgccgggtcttcgggccttctactttggggaaattaacatcttaagttactgttatgaaatatcaaacagaaacttggtaatgtatggtcctcggactacatacctagtggaaattgatatcctattatttgttaaacagaaccttagttatgccgggtcctcgggccttctactttggggaaattaacatcttaagttactgttatgaaatatcaaacagaaacttggtcatgtatggtcctcggactacatacctagtggaaattgatatcttattatttgttaaatagaaccttagttacgccgggtcctcgggccttctactttgggaaaattaacatcttaagttactgttgtgaaatatcaaacagaaacttggtaatgcatggttctcggaccacataccttgtggaaattgatatgttctaaaatatcaaacagaaaattTGGGTAAgtagggtcctcggaccacataccttgtggaaatggatgtcttatcatttgttaaacggaatcatatttaaatagaattttaagtcATAAATCTTTAAGTATTAAGCACAAATTTGGTATGGTAggatcctcggaccccacactttactaTTACTAGCATTCTAagttacaaattctaagtatcacATGGGTTTGCAAAGTGTGGCACTACTTATCATCTGAAccaagtttgtttttggtagaTTCTTAAACACTTTACTTTTCAAATGTTTGCAAATAGTTAAGTCAGTCTGTTAGGCATTCGTTATTACTTCGTGCTTGATGTACTCATGAAATATAGTTTGAGAGGAATTCTTATGgcaaacacaaagattaaataaatataagtcaaatgaaaatcaaacgaaattgtctttcattaattattctgacatacattacatgctaaattttaattacaaagaaagagaagtcctaggctAAGCCCTaaacttttggaggggggtcttgctgagaagtgctggttgcctcagtgtttcttagctccaactcaaaggaagacagaacttgcttccctttgtctgctgtAGTTGTTAGAGGGACAATGGGCTCCACACTCTGGCTCAAGCCCTTCTCGGCACCGCcactcccttccttctctttgttggaaccggaaggttctgtaggatccggaATGAGCTCTGGAATcataggaggaagagcaggaggaATTGTCTCGGGGGCAGGAGCAACAGCAGAAGCCTCTTCTATCTCTTGTATGTCTAGgcgaagccaaatgttctcggacttcctcagctcggaggctgaaggaactcctgctacatttagggcttccccccagacttgctgacagtattctcggcacacggccgcgaaagcctctgtcagctgttcttccgttgcagctaccccttccttgtaactaGCCTGCTTTGCAGCCTCCAGAGAATGCTTGAAGATGCTAGCTTCCTCCTTTAgtcgcgcaagctccttctccaagtccgagcgttccttctgggcttgggagagctcatcatccttttgatgaagaagcttgtgCTGCCCTTCTACTTGAGTCCTCATCGTTCTCAGATTGGCCTCGgcgccgtctctttctctttttaagttgGCCAACTGAGAGGAGAGTCTCTCGTTTTCAGCTAGGGCCTGGCCCaaagacttctcagtctccagacGAATTTCCTGCTCCATTCTGGCCCTCTtctgagaatcctccacgaacttctcagcAGCGAAGACCTCTTGAACGACCTGTGACAAAGTATCAGAGGGTTAGGAgtagtaaaatatttacaaatatgcgcacggagagaaacataccagggctaagtcccttttcagagaaaggaacagctgaggctggctcatcttctccaaggcatccatatccttgggcaacaAAAGAGAACGCTCCAATGCCTCAGCCAGATGGTGGGTGTGGCCTTACTGGAGTGCCCTGAtgctggactggcaagagattggtgctccgtccaatctcaagtcaggagaccaggtagccggtgctcggcgcacctcggccatgtCCCTAATTTCCCCACTCTCAACGGAACGGGCACGTCCTTTTCCCTTGTCCAATTTCTGTGGCGGGGCTTGTTGTGGCTGTTGTCTGGGCTTTTTCtgtttttcgccaccagcctcctcggcatccccctttcttttcttcttcggcTCCTCAACTGGAGGTTTAAAATCGGccggaggagggggaggtggcaaagccGGGGGAACTTGGAACCTTCCCGCTCTCTTTTGGGCAACTCTCTCGCCCCTTTTGGTTAGAAGGCCGCTGAGTAcgtccatctcttcctcttcgGAATTGTCTTCGGGACGGGCAACTATTAAGCCTGCAACTCCGGAGGCCTCGGcaggctcttcttcctcgtcagatagcacgacaaactggttccctcggggtctttcgacATCCTCGGGTTGAAACCGGTCTATCTCGTCATCCAATGTGTGCGAAGAGGATACTTGCTCCTCCGAAACagcagttgcttgagagtgcATCGAAAGAGGGATCGTCGCGATAGGTCGCGTGTAAAGAATGGTGTTGGGATCGTCGGGGATGTCGTGGTCGACAAGAAAGTGCGGTCTTGCTACGTGTATCCTCTTACGCCTTCTATCCCCCGCGataatggcgttctctatctcctggaagtccgaggatattgGGTCGTAGCCTAGTATCAAGTGGGCCACTCTGagttgcaagtcttcactcacgaatACTTCTGAGCGCAGGACGCGATTCAGATCAGCAACATTGCAGTGGCTCAAACAAGGGCGCACGAGTTGTTTATCTATAAGAAAGAATACCAACAAAGCCAAGCACAATTAGATCTGCAATGCATATGAGAAATCGAATTGGATGATGTGTAAAAGGAAATGaacaaatagaaatttttgaGATTGAAGTACGGGGTAGAGAAATGAACTCCTaaagagtcacacctgggtctccccatacgaccgggcagtgagggccatcatgccagttgcctgaggcgatgaggtagtcgtccttcatgcctttattagacttgggcagacaggaaatCAGTCTAACTACACTGGACCgtgatttgatgtaataacctactttcGTAAGTTTGTGGCACTCATACATGAACACGACGtcatgccatgtgaggttcaagcccatctgctcatttagagcgtcgacacttcctaagaccctaaatacattgggtgcgcactggtctgggcacaacctatggttgcgaaggtattccctagttacgcttctcatagAGAGGGTCATCctaccttctatgaaggcaatcatggggataataacctctcccgttttcctagaattgcctacggcttctgccgggcaatatttcaaacccacgtcgctgggaatgtggtatttggccctaaagccttccatcccagcggcggtatcaactaaacacttaaatctacccatgtaaaagaaaggaaaaagcaaGTTTGAAAAAGGAATATGGTTAAGAAGGAATTCGAGGGcagaatccgaggagaaaaaggtagagaaagtAAGGACTTACGAGTTTGCGGTTATTcgagtttccacgggtttctggagagaaagGATGTTGATTGACGTTTTGATGTGATtaaattctgaagaaatgaatgagggcGTAGTTTTCCAAACGTCATAACGTGCGAGAGGCGGCCTCGAAGTTGGATTTCTCCCACCCAAATTTTCAGGAGATGATGGGGACCGTTGGATATTCATCTCACCGtcgaacgtggggaacagggtgtaactcgcagtcataaatgcgcgcgttctggAAATCGAAGCGCCAAACGGCATTTTTAGGAATGGAACGACCCCCACATGCATGGTGATGTACGAAACGTGTGGAGGTAGCACTGGTggaatcaaaaccctatttttctcctcggatgaggaaaaataaagttttgagaggctattgtggggactaaaaagACCTAAGTAAGTAGTTGGGcattgggctttgttgatgggcgctagtttgtttagACTAAAAAGCCTCCTAGAACCGTAACTCgaccatgagtcgagagtccgaggattcgtccaaggacgaatatctcctcggacagacccacgatgaccctgggattcgccagaaagatcaaggcagggTTACGTAAAAACCGTTGGATAAAAGGGGGACTTAGGCGCCCTCCAaacgcaacggtgtgagggaaatatcttatgaaaaAGCTgacacctccacattaaagaccctacacctacctccctggccgcattaatgggggagtgacccctgaacagtaggataAAAACTTTCCAGCTATTATAAAAAGACTGGAAGAAGGTGGTGAAGGAAATAGGATGATTTTTTGAGGGAGAAGCAGAAAATAaactaagaactgtaacttTGGCATAAAAAGAGAAGTAATATATAAACTGTcatcggcttacatccgaggaggttcccttgtcatatttgtttatcatttgcaaagattgtggcattATAGCCTGCTTGTCACGTTTCTAATACTAGATTGCAagtccatactctacaaatttcattgtttaaggttcATTGGGCTTAAGCCCACGtatgtttttgggtccaggtataATTGAGCGCTTACACttgtaatgaaaataaataaataaataaataagtgttATAAAAACACCATATcacatcatttattatttttctttgagtCTAATCTGAATGCACCATGTTAAAATGAGTTTTCCTTTTGATGAAACtgcattattttttcttatttaatttgcTTCAATGTCTGCCTTGTTTTAAAAGTAACAGAAACTTCCGAAAGTCTTTAGCGTTCTACTAGCTCTCTATATCTCCAAATCAGTACAACAACTTACGAAACAGAAACTTCAAACTCCTGCTCAGGAATCTGGCAATGCATAGACGGCAAAGCGCAGAGCAGATACAACAAACCTAAATAAATAGAGAGGCAATCTCAACAGAACAAATaaacaagaaagaaatataacaaATTTAAGATAGATTTTTAGCCATAACATTGAGAGATAAGCCTCAGTTCACTTGCAGAGTGCTCTGTTTTGGTATGAGTATGTAATTATTGTCCAGCATATAATATACCATATGATGACTACTGAGAATTAGTAGAATCTTTTGAGTGCCTAACATAAATGACTAGATAGTTTTCTATATATGTCGTATAATATTTAGATAGGTCATGgttttatcaatatttttatagttttatcaatatttaaataaacattgattatcagtattttttttcattcattcaagATATTAGTGACAAAGTCAGAAACAATCTAATATAATCGAGGCCTTCACAAGGCAAAATCAAGCTGCCATGCAATTCTACCCATAAAATCAAAATGGATTATCTAATGTAGTATGCAAAGCTTTaacaaatcaaaattcacataaacTTATATCTATTTTGTGAGAAAACTATAATTAGCCAAagatttctctttttattttcttattcttttactctactttttttcttttttctttttttgaccaAAACCGGCTTTAAAGTTCTTAGATACAACACAAAATACCAAGCTGTTCAACATGGTTGACTGTTAAGTGACAAACAAAACTATTCATGAAAATCATAATTGTTAAGTGACAAACAAAACTATTCATGAAAATCATAATTGTTAAGTGGTCCAAGAATGTTTCTAATTGTAATAATGCAAAGCTTCAAATTTCAAACGACCAGAAGGGAACATAAAAAAAGAGACAATTTTGGTATAGCATTAGCAGCTGACAAATTACAAGAAATATCTATTCCGAAGTCACCTTTTGAAGCAAAGATGACACTATAATCAATTATACATATTTTGTCCccattaagaaaatgaaaaacaattcaTTTACAATTACAAACGAACGTCCCTAGTAATCAAGTGGGAACCACTTGAGGCTCTAGGGGTGAAGACCCATCCTCCTCCTCAGATGCACTAGCAGGGGTCTCTACAGTCTTCTCATCTTCCTCTTGAAAACCTAGCTTAAATCTATCATAGTTTGTAATCTCACTTGATTTGAAAGGTCGTTCACCCAAAACTCGAAGCAAGTCCTCTGGGTGAAGAACTTCCTTTTCAAGCAACAGCTCAGCGATTTCAGCCACTTGTTCTTTGTGCTCCTCTATGAGTTGGATTGTGCGTTCATATGCCTTGCCCACCCATTCTCGCACTTCATTGTCAATAATTGCCGCAGTCTTGCTGCTGTAGGGCTTGACCATCTCATATGCATCATCCCTTGGAGGAAAAGAGAGGAGGCCCACCTTGTCACTAAAACCATACACTGCTACTTGAGCGTAGGTCATCTTTGTCACCTTTTCCAAGTCATTTTGGGCCCCTGTTGAGATCTTCCCCAACAGCACCTgcattcaaaagaataaatcCACTTCACTACCATCATAGttgaattgtgaaaaaaaaaaatagggaggGAATATTTGACCCCTGGATCTAAACACTAGGCCCCATATCATCACTGGTTTCTATTTCATCttttccaaatttctttttggttaGGGAAGGTGGGCCAGTATGTGCAACATGGGAAATGAGGTGAACTATGGACATCATTGCATTATTGGTTGAAAATTACACAACCACAAGAGTAAGGAAACTACATCGTTACCTGTTCAGCAGCCCGACCACCAAGGGTCATGCATGTCATATCAAAAAGCTGCTCCTTAGTCATGAGAAGGTTTTCATTAGGAACATATTGGGCAAATCCAAGAGCTGCTGTACCACGAGGAACAATTGTGACTTTCAACAAGGGTTCTGCGTGTTCTAAGAACCAGCCAGAAACAGCATGACCTGATTCATGGTAGGCAACAGTGCGTCGCTCCAGCTTGCTTATTACCTGCTTGACAAACAGGGATGTCAGAAATACTGATGCTGATCAATAGGAAGAAAAGGTCAGActgaaactcaaaaaaatatcAGGTTTTCCGATGGATCAAGAATCCTTTCCAGTGCTCTGGAAGTTTTAAAACATGTGGAACTACCCAAAGGAAGCTGCTCCCAGAAAGAACATGCAcacaaaagttaaaatttgagAAGTTACTACATCGTGTAACATGACAAGTGGCTGGAAATGAGTTACCTTGTTCTTCTTCTCCAGACCACCAATGATCCTATCTATAGCTGCCTCAAAATGTTTCATTGTGACCTGTGTTCCCTCACCCCTAGCAGCAATTAGAGCAGCTTCGTTGCAGACATTTGCAATGTCTGCTCCAGCAAATCCAGGAGTCAGAGCTGCAAGCCTTTGAGAGAAATATGATGGCTCATGATCAAGTTTAATCCTTTTCAAGTAGATCTTAAATATCTGGTCACGACCTTTAATGTCAGGTTTATCAATGGAAATTTGACGATCAAAACGGCCAGGCCTCAACAGAGCTTTGTCTAAAATATCAGGTCTATTAGTGCCAGCAAGCACAACAACACCAGAAGTGGTTCCAAAGCCATCCATTTCTACCAGCAGCTGATTTAGAGTACTTTCACGCTCATCATTGGAACCTGAGAAGCCCCCACGCCCCCTTGCTCGACCAATTGCATCAATCTCATCAATGAAAACTATACTGGGAGCACACTGCCTTGCTTCTTGAAATAAGTTTCTCACCCTGGACGGTCCAACACCAACAAACATCTCCATGAAATCTGA
This region includes:
- the LOC142606618 gene encoding ATP-dependent zinc metalloprotease FTSH 10, mitochondrial-like, with translation MSFSRLGRSLSRSSRSRNLLCGGNGGRSAIVNEALLGVPRVNDPVDLGLGFLRRYLATLGAHKRFVSKAYLSDLNHVLANPRLRRFFSSEAPKKKNYENFYPKEKKEIPKGNGRKSESKDESNTDDHGSFQETFMKQFQNFITPLLVIGLVLSSFSFGPREQQQISFQEFKNKLLEPGLVDHIVITNKSVAKVYVRSSPQNQTSDDVVQGPVSGSPAKGNGGQYKYYFNIGSVESFEEKLEEAQEALGIDSHDFVPVTYVSEMVWYQELMRFAPTLLILGSLLYMGRRMQGGLGVGGGGGKGARGIFNIGKAHVTKVDKNAKNKVYFKDVAGCDEAKQEIMEFVHFLKNPKKYEDLGAKIPKGALLVGPPGTGKTLLAKATAGESGVPFLSISGSDFMEMFVGVGPSRVRNLFQEARQCAPSIVFIDEIDAIGRARGRGGFSGSNDERESTLNQLLVEMDGFGTTSGVVVLAGTNRPDILDKALLRPGRFDRQISIDKPDIKGRDQIFKIYLKRIKLDHEPSYFSQRLAALTPGFAGADIANVCNEAALIAARGEGTQVTMKHFEAAIDRIIGGLEKKNKVISKLERRTVAYHESGHAVSGWFLEHAEPLLKVTIVPRGTAALGFAQYVPNENLLMTKEQLFDMTCMTLGGRAAEQVLLGKISTGAQNDLEKVTKMTYAQVAVYGFSDKVGLLSFPPRDDAYEMVKPYSSKTAAIIDNEVREWVGKAYERTIQLIEEHKEQVAEIAELLLEKEVLHPEDLLRVLGERPFKSSEITNYDRFKLGFQEEDEKTVETPASASEEEDGSSPLEPQVVPT